One part of the Enterococcus sp. DIV1094 genome encodes these proteins:
- a CDS encoding L-cystine transporter, producing MTTLITVLVVLVFAALLYVFYRMQKRHAKFSTRVYTALAAGIVFGGALQLIFGVENEVITQSMDWISIVGNGYVSFLQMLIMPLVFVSIVAAFTKMKVSEKLGKISATVLTTLLATTAISALIGIGLTIAFGLQGAEFTQGAAETARISELAARQETVEGLSIPQQILSFIPRNIFADLAGTRATSTIAVVIFAAFVGVAYLGIKRKAPKEATFFADMIDSLYRIVMRIVTLVLRLTPYGVFALMTNVMATSDFDAILNLGKFVLASYLALFAVMIVHFLILMGVKVSPIDYLKKSFPVLSFAFTSRSSAGALPLNIETQTKALGVDEATANFAASFGLSIGQNGCAGVYPAMLATIVAPAAGMNVFSLEFILLLVAIVTISSFGVAGVGGGATFASLIVLGSMNLPVAIVGLVISVEPLIDMARTAVNVSGSMVAGIVTSARIHDLDRDVIKDEAKVVDVNA from the coding sequence ATGACAACACTCATCACAGTTTTAGTGGTTCTAGTTTTTGCGGCATTATTATATGTGTTTTATCGTATGCAAAAGCGCCATGCAAAATTTTCAACACGGGTTTACACAGCGTTGGCTGCCGGTATTGTATTCGGGGGCGCGTTGCAACTGATTTTCGGAGTAGAAAATGAGGTCATCACACAATCGATGGATTGGATCAGTATTGTTGGGAACGGCTACGTTAGTTTCTTACAAATGTTGATCATGCCTTTAGTCTTCGTTTCGATCGTTGCAGCTTTTACAAAAATGAAAGTATCTGAAAAACTGGGTAAAATCAGTGCAACTGTACTGACAACTCTATTAGCGACAACTGCTATTTCAGCATTGATCGGTATCGGCTTGACGATCGCCTTTGGTCTTCAAGGCGCAGAATTCACTCAAGGCGCAGCTGAAACTGCCCGTATCTCTGAATTGGCGGCACGACAAGAAACAGTGGAAGGGTTAAGTATCCCACAACAAATCTTGTCATTTATTCCTAGAAATATCTTTGCAGATCTTGCCGGAACTCGTGCAACAAGTACGATTGCGGTAGTTATCTTCGCTGCATTTGTTGGGGTTGCTTACTTAGGGATCAAAAGAAAAGCACCGAAAGAAGCAACATTCTTTGCTGATATGATCGATAGCTTGTACCGCATTGTCATGCGTATCGTGACGTTAGTCTTGCGTTTGACACCTTATGGCGTGTTCGCATTGATGACTAACGTGATGGCAACAAGTGACTTTGATGCAATTCTTAACTTAGGGAAATTTGTATTAGCATCTTATCTGGCATTGTTTGCAGTCATGATCGTTCACTTCTTGATCTTGATGGGTGTGAAGGTCAGCCCAATCGACTATTTGAAAAAATCATTTCCAGTACTAAGTTTTGCGTTTACTTCCCGTTCAAGTGCAGGTGCTTTGCCATTGAACATCGAAACACAAACAAAAGCACTTGGTGTGGATGAAGCAACAGCAAACTTCGCTGCCAGCTTTGGTTTATCGATTGGTCAAAATGGATGTGCGGGTGTTTATCCAGCCATGTTAGCGACAATCGTCGCACCAGCAGCTGGAATGAATGTCTTCAGCTTAGAATTTATCTTGCTACTTGTAGCCATCGTGACAATCAGTTCATTTGGGGTAGCTGGTGTCGGTGGTGGAGCAACATTTGCCTCATTGATCGTTTTAGGTTCAATGAACTTACCAGTAGCGATCGTTGGTTTAGTTATCTCAGTTGAACCATTGATCGATATGGCTCGTACGGCAGTCAATGTAAGTGGTAGTATGGTAGCAGGTATTGTTACTAGCGCACGTATCCATGATCTTGATCGCGACGTTATCAAAGACGAAGCAAAAGTCGTTGACGTGAATGCTTAA
- a CDS encoding DUF1149 family protein, with the protein MEIRRQKEVVEAFHYDFLKPDQEVQTDLKVGFSPLKETIENYPKEHSIVGARLEFRLVFDTYVLSGSVSQINHILNRKVQDQNDVTQEEVDELVAPLFEMVKRLAYEVTEIALDAPGVKLNFQSEKAETEKAEN; encoded by the coding sequence ATGGAAATTAGAAGACAAAAAGAAGTAGTAGAAGCCTTTCATTATGATTTTTTAAAGCCTGATCAAGAGGTACAAACAGACTTAAAAGTAGGTTTCTCACCACTAAAAGAGACAATTGAAAACTATCCGAAAGAACATAGCATCGTGGGTGCACGTTTAGAATTTCGTTTAGTATTTGATACATATGTGTTATCTGGAAGCGTTAGCCAAATCAACCATATCTTGAATCGTAAGGTCCAAGATCAAAACGACGTGACACAAGAAGAGGTCGATGAATTAGTTGCACCACTTTTTGAAATGGTCAAACGTCTTGCATACGAAGTAACAGAGATTGCTTTAGATGCACCAGGAGTAAAATTGAACTTCCAATCAGAAAAAGCAGAAACAGAAAAGGCAGAAAATTAA
- a CDS encoding TIGR04197 family type VII secretion effector: MTTFSSNSQQAQQSTSKINSATTPLQQSTSLQNDTRTTLIGNQDIQISLTSAKNFASQIASAISSVANQLQTIAQVFSTLDTQLSRDLFKERRLNLIVKLN, encoded by the coding sequence ATGACGACATTCAGCAGTAATTCTCAACAAGCCCAGCAGTCCACTTCTAAAATCAACAGTGCAACCACACCTTTACAACAATCAACATCGCTTCAAAATGACACACGTACCACGCTTATTGGCAATCAAGACATTCAAATTAGCCTCACATCCGCCAAAAACTTTGCCAGTCAAATCGCCTCAGCCATTTCAAGTGTAGCCAATCAGTTACAGACAATCGCCCAAGTTTTTTCTACACTAGACACTCAGTTAAGTCGAGATCTTTTCAAGGAGAGACGATTGAATTTAATAGTAAAACTAAATTAG
- a CDS encoding HAD-IA family hydrolase: MENYIWDFDGTLFDTYPAMVEGAFHALNDFGIKRPKNEIYRVMKQESMRKLRESYQLEEAAFNQLFHEYERQYQDMSAPFKETEMVLRHLKESGAKHYILTHRVTASTWELLKNFDLADLVEEVIGIDQGFARKPAPDAILHLIDTYKMKLEKTMMVGDRKLDIEAGINANVSTCLYDIDHFLGEIPADHTVANLADILMIKKNTE, translated from the coding sequence ATCGAGAATTACATTTGGGATTTTGATGGCACACTATTTGATACGTATCCAGCAATGGTCGAGGGTGCGTTCCACGCATTAAATGATTTTGGTATCAAACGACCAAAAAATGAAATTTATCGTGTGATGAAGCAAGAATCAATGAGAAAACTGCGGGAAAGCTATCAGTTAGAAGAAGCGGCTTTTAACCAGCTATTCCACGAGTATGAACGGCAATATCAAGACATGTCAGCACCATTCAAAGAGACGGAAATGGTTTTACGTCACTTGAAAGAAAGTGGCGCAAAACATTATATTTTGACGCATCGTGTCACGGCTTCTACATGGGAACTTTTAAAAAACTTTGATTTAGCTGATTTGGTTGAAGAGGTGATCGGTATCGATCAAGGTTTTGCAAGAAAACCAGCACCTGATGCTATCCTTCATCTGATCGACACATACAAGATGAAGCTAGAGAAAACGATGATGGTAGGGGATCGCAAACTAGACATCGAGGCAGGGATCAATGCGAACGTCTCCACTTGTTTATATGATATCGATCATTTTTTAGGAGAGATACCTGCAGATCACACCGTTGCCAATCTAGCGGATATTTTGATGATCAAAAAGAATACAGAATAA